Part of the Halogeometricum sp. S3BR5-2 genome, GGTGAACAGGCTCCCGGCGACGAGAACGCCGGCGACGACCATGGGCACGAGACCGTACACGAGGGCGATGGCCGCGGCCTTCAGGCCGTCGACGGCCATGTCGCCCCACTCGTCGAACACGGGGGGTTGCTCGTCGCCGCGCATCGTCGCGCGGACGACGCGGACGAGGTAGCCGGCGACCAGGATGGTGGGAACGACGAGGAAACCGAGCAGGCTCAGGATACCGCCGATGAGGACGGTCCGTATCCAGCCCTCCTCGTCGTTTCGTAAGTAGGTGAGTGATTCGCTAATCATGGTGTATCACGAGCGTCCCTCCTCCCCCGCGTTGCGCCGCACGTACGGTTGACCGGCGCGCCGGATTTCGGTCGCGCCGGGCCGTCGTTCCGCCGAAAGGACGGAGTGGTACGCTCGGGTGTAATGACTCCGTTCCGAAGGATAAATATATATTATAGTTCTGTCCGAATAACGGAACGTTATAGCTCTTTTGGCCGTCCTACCGTCGGCGATGACGGACGACGGCCGCCGACTCGGAGGCGTCTCGGCGGCGACGGGCCGGGCGTCAGTCCTCCAGTATCTCGCTCCCGCCGGGCGGCAGGAACTCCTGAATCTTGTCCGGACTCGCCACCTTGCGGAGGAACGACTGGTCGGCGAACACCTCCTTGAATCGGCGGTACACCATCTTCGCGGCGTCGTTCTGGGCGTAGCGACCGGGTTGGAGTCGCACGCTCGCCTCCAGGCGGTCCTCGACGGCCGACGGCGGTCCACCGAGGACGCGCGTCTCGCCCTCGCACTGCACGCCGACGGCCACCTTCGCCTCCACGTCACGGAAGTACGTTCGGTCGCCGCGGACGACGAACGACCCCTTCTCCAGATATTCGCCGGATTCGGGGGTCTTCGACACCTGGTCGGGCGTCACCATGTACGCCTCGTCGGCGTACCGACCCTCCTTCCAGATGGAGGAGTAGGAGACGGCGAACTGCGCCGCCTCCCGCTTCGTCGAGTCGGGGAAGTCGACGGCCTCGGAGGGTTCGGAGGGGCCCGTCGCCTTCACGACGGTGACGGGGCCGCCGTGCGCCTGCGTGTGGAAGAACAGGTCGTGTTTGTTCAGATATTTCTTCACTATCTCCTCGTTCTGGTCGGCGTTGCGCCCGCCGATGACGAGGTAGCCGTCGGAGGTGTGGAACCAGCGGAACTGCTCGAACCAGTGCTCCTCGGTGCGGAGCGGGATGGACGTCCGAGAGAGCCAGTCGATATCCTCGGGTTCCTCCTCCTCCTCGTCGTCCTCGTCGTCGGCCTCCCACTCGTCGCGGCGGCGCTTCACCTCCGCTAACTCCTCGCGGGTGTCCTCGATGGCGGCGAGGGCGCCCTCCTTCTTCCCCTCGACGCGTTTCGCTTCCTGATACAGTCTGTCGGCGTTCTTCTCGACGCCCGTGTCGACGACGACTTCGACGCGCGTGCCCTCGAGTTCGACGGTGACGGTGCCCTCGGCGCCGTCGACGTCGACGACGGCTTCGGCCGCCGGGATGCCCCGTTCGGCGCCGTCCTCGAGCGTCTCTCGGATATCGTCCCACGGCACGTTCTCCTCGCGGGCGTCGCGGACGGTCGTGAGCACGTCGTCCACCAAGTCGTAGTGGGCGTACAGCAGTTCGGCGCGCTCTCGCTCCTCTTTCGCCTGCTCCTCGAAGCCCTCGATGGCGCCCTCCTGCTGCTGGATGATGCGCTTTTTCTTCTCTATCTCCTCTTCGAAGTCCGGGCGGTTCGACCCCGCTTCCTCGTCGGGGTCGTCCTCCGCCGAGCGGTCGAGTCGGAAGAAGTACTCGTCCAACGCGTCGTTGAACGTGTCGTGGGACTCGCTGTTGAGCCCCTCGGCCTCGTGCTCTTCGAGGGGGAACGGCGTCGCGTCGACGACGGCGCCGTCCTCCTCGTAGACGCGCGGGTCGAAGTCGCCCGACTTCAGGCGGTCGCGGAACGACTGGATGGCGTCGTAGACGGCGCGGAACTCCTCGTCGCCCGCCTCCGAGATGTCCATCGTCTTCTCGACGCCCGCGCGGGTGCAGAACTCCTCGGCGTACAGGCCGCCGAGGTTCACCTGCGTCGCCAGCGTCCGCACGACGTCGGTGTCGGAGTCTTCCATCCGGCGCTTGAATCCCTCGTAACTCACCGTGAAGGGGTGCAGGCGCGAGGAGGGGAACTCGTACTGCGCGCCCGGGGCGACGGTCCGCGACTTCAGGCGCACCGTCTCCAGACTCTGGACGACTTCGCCCGTCTCGTCGAGGACGGCGACGTTGCCCTGTCCGAACAGTTCGACGACGATCTGCGTGTCCTCGTCGTCGCGTTCGAACTCGAAGGTGAGGATGCGGTCGAACTCGTACTGCTCGACGCCCGCGAAGTCCGCGCCGCTGAGTCGGTTGCGAAGCATCATCGCGAAGTTCGGCGGCCGGCCGGGCGCGTCGGGAACGTGCTCGGGTTTGGCGGCGTGCGCCCGCTTGACGTCGCCGACTTCGAGGATGAGTTCGACGCGGCCGCGGTCGAAATCGCGCATCCGCAGGCGAAGCAGGTCGTCGCCGTAGAGATAGGCCTTGTCGACCTTCGCCCCCTCGTACCGGTTCAGTTCGGTGACGAGAGCGCTGAGGTCCACGCTCGTCAACTCCCGCTTCGGGTCCATACCCCCGCCTTCACGGCCGCGGATGAAAAGCCGCACGTTCGACTGACGAGGGTGCGGCGTCGGACGCCGACGAGACTGACCCCGAGGTTCGAGAGCACGACGTGTCTGATGTAGCAGTCATACTTACTGGCGTGGTGTGAGGATAATCAGAACAGGGGCCAAAACGGCTATCTGTCTGATAGGCAACTAATCGACAACCATGTCGAAGCCGCATCGGAGCGTCGACGAGGAGGAGGGGGAGACGATCAGACACTGTTCGGAGTGCGGCGGCGACCGGGAACACGAGGTGAGCGTCACCGTGGCGGAGACCGACGCGCACGACTACGTCCGCGAGGAGAACGAGGAGTACGCCCGGCAACCGCACCGCGTGTACGAGTGCGTCTACTGCGGGAACACGGAGTTGGAGTCGCTTCGGTGAACGGAGGCGGGCCGTCGGGGTCGGTTCGCCGACCTCGGACCGCACCGAAACGCTCAGTCCCCGGGCGGGCGTGCGAGAGGACATGACCGACCGGAACGCCGACGGCGACGCGGACTCGGACGCGACGGCGGACGACGGGGTGCGCACGGGCGTGTCCATCGTCCGAACCGACGAGGAACGCGAAGACGCCTTCGCCGTCCGCTTCGACGTGTTCGTGGACGAACAGGGCGTCGACGAGGAGTTGGAGTGGGACGAACACGACGAACCCGGCGCCGAGGCGACGCACCTCGTCGCCTACGACGACGGCGCCGTCGTCGGCGCGGCGCGGGTCCGCCCGTACGACGAGGAGACGGCGAAGGTCGAACGCGTCGTCGTCGCCGCGGACAGACGCGGCGAGGGGTGGGGCGAACGCGTGATGCGCGCCGCCGAGGAGGAGGCACACGCGGCCCGGTTCTCACGAGTGAAACTCCACGCGCAGATCCGCGTGCAAGAGTTCTACGAGTCGCTCGGCTACCGCGCCGTCGGCGAGGAGTTCGAGGACGCCGGCATCCCGCACGTCGAGATGCGGAAGTCGCTCGACCGAGAACTGTAAGATATCATATTTGGTATTCAGAGACGTACGCTTTTCCCTCACAAAACGGTGATAGACACGATGTTAGAGATACTTTCCGCGGGAGTGGCGGCCGCGATGCGTCCAACCGGCGACGACGGCGGGCTGGAACGGGTCACCGCGGTGCGTCAGGTGCTCGACGCGCTTCCGATGCCGGCGTTCGTCCTCGACACCGACCACACGGTCGTCGGGTGGAGCGACGGGATGGAGACGCTCCTCGGAATCGCTCCCGAGGACGCGCTCGGGTCCGACAGCCGAGAGACCATCGTCGTCGGAGGCGACGACGAGCAGTCGCTCTCGTTCGCCGACAAGGTGCTTCTCGCCCCGCGCACCGCCGCGGAGGAGTACGGCGTCGACCGGCTCGACAGCCCGTACACGAGCTACCGCGTCTACGAACGCGAGAGCCGCCTGCGCACGGCGTCCGGCAG contains:
- the rqcH gene encoding ribosome rescue protein RqcH, with protein sequence MDPKRELTSVDLSALVTELNRYEGAKVDKAYLYGDDLLRLRMRDFDRGRVELILEVGDVKRAHAAKPEHVPDAPGRPPNFAMMLRNRLSGADFAGVEQYEFDRILTFEFERDDEDTQIVVELFGQGNVAVLDETGEVVQSLETVRLKSRTVAPGAQYEFPSSRLHPFTVSYEGFKRRMEDSDTDVVRTLATQVNLGGLYAEEFCTRAGVEKTMDISEAGDEEFRAVYDAIQSFRDRLKSGDFDPRVYEEDGAVVDATPFPLEEHEAEGLNSESHDTFNDALDEYFFRLDRSAEDDPDEEAGSNRPDFEEEIEKKKRIIQQQEGAIEGFEEQAKEERERAELLYAHYDLVDDVLTTVRDAREENVPWDDIRETLEDGAERGIPAAEAVVDVDGAEGTVTVELEGTRVEVVVDTGVEKNADRLYQEAKRVEGKKEGALAAIEDTREELAEVKRRRDEWEADDEDDEEEEEPEDIDWLSRTSIPLRTEEHWFEQFRWFHTSDGYLVIGGRNADQNEEIVKKYLNKHDLFFHTQAHGGPVTVVKATGPSEPSEAVDFPDSTKREAAQFAVSYSSIWKEGRYADEAYMVTPDQVSKTPESGEYLEKGSFVVRGDRTYFRDVEAKVAVGVQCEGETRVLGGPPSAVEDRLEASVRLQPGRYAQNDAAKMVYRRFKEVFADQSFLRKVASPDKIQEFLPPGGSEILED
- a CDS encoding GNAT family N-acetyltransferase; the protein is MTDRNADGDADSDATADDGVRTGVSIVRTDEEREDAFAVRFDVFVDEQGVDEELEWDEHDEPGAEATHLVAYDDGAVVGAARVRPYDEETAKVERVVVAADRRGEGWGERVMRAAEEEAHAARFSRVKLHAQIRVQEFYESLGYRAVGEEFEDAGIPHVEMRKSLDREL